The Mucilaginibacter yixingensis genome window below encodes:
- a CDS encoding DUF2480 family protein — translation MDIQENIINKVAQSGLVTLDPAAYYPPGDRVVYDIKDNLFQGLILREKDFREFVKEHDWAQYQDKNVAITCSVDAIVPAWAYMLLANRMAPYAREVVFGDEVVLETVLFEKSMKNIDLEQYRDQRVVIKGCGETEVPVSAYVELTKRLTPIVKSLMFGEPCSTVPIYKRKD, via the coding sequence ATGGATATTCAGGAAAATATAATTAACAAAGTAGCACAGAGCGGTCTGGTTACTTTAGATCCTGCAGCATATTACCCGCCGGGAGACAGGGTGGTTTATGATATTAAGGATAACCTGTTCCAGGGCCTCATCCTGCGTGAGAAAGACTTTCGCGAATTTGTGAAGGAACATGACTGGGCGCAGTATCAAGACAAGAACGTGGCTATTACCTGCTCTGTTGATGCCATAGTGCCGGCCTGGGCTTATATGTTGCTGGCCAATCGTATGGCGCCTTACGCGCGCGAAGTGGTTTTTGGCGATGAAGTGGTGCTGGAGACGGTTCTGTTTGAGAAATCAATGAAAAATATCGATCTGGAACAATATCGGGATCAAAGGGTTGTTATAAAAGGATGCGGGGAAACCGAGGTGCCGGTATCGGCCTATGTAGAATTAACCAAACGCCTTACGCCCATTGTGAAAAGCCTGATGTTTGGCGAGCCTTGCTCTACCGTACCAATTTATAAACGGAAAGATTGA
- the secG gene encoding preprotein translocase subunit SecG: MTTLLIIITLLVCVLLGIIVLIQNPKGGGLTSNFSSSSQLMGVQKTGDFLEKGTWVLAVALMVLSLGINVAAKSGSAKADGGTQNEIIDKASKPTAPVSGGIAPLSTPAQKSAPATGADSAKN, encoded by the coding sequence ATGACAACGTTATTAATCATCATCACCCTTTTGGTTTGCGTGCTGTTGGGCATCATCGTGCTGATTCAGAACCCTAAAGGCGGCGGTTTGACCTCAAATTTCTCATCATCATCACAATTGATGGGCGTACAAAAAACAGGCGACTTTTTAGAAAAAGGCACCTGGGTATTAGCCGTAGCATTGATGGTATTATCATTAGGTATCAACGTAGCTGCAAAAAGCGGCTCTGCAAAAGCTGATGGTGGCACACAAAATGAGATCATCGACAAAGCTTCTAAACCAACTGCTCCGGTATCAGGCGGCATTGCACCATTGTCAACTCCAGCTCAAAAATCTGCTCCCGCAACTGGTGCAGATAGCGCTAAAAACTAA
- the gmd gene encoding GDP-mannose 4,6-dehydratase, whose amino-acid sequence MKKALITGITGQDGAYLAEFLLKKGYEVHGLKRRSSLFNTDRIDHLYHDLHDEDVKFKLHFGDMTDSTNLIRLIQEVQPDEIYNLAAQSHVKVSFDTPEYTANADGIGTLRVLEAVRLLGLTEKTRIYQASTSELYGLVQAVPQSETTPFYPRSPYAVAKLYGYWIVVNYREAYNMYTCNGILFNHESPIRGETFVTRKITRAAAKIALGLQNCMYMGNLSAQRDWGHAKDYVEAMWLMLQQDKPEDYVIATGVTTTVREFIRLTFAELGIEVEFSGKNEEERGVIVDVDRERAQSLGLDPDSLKFGQTVVKIDPQYFRPTEVELLIGDATKAREQMGWKPRYDLKALITDMVTADLHLVKKDDYLQKGGFKTLNYFE is encoded by the coding sequence ATGAAAAAAGCACTTATTACCGGTATAACCGGTCAGGACGGCGCCTATCTCGCTGAATTTCTGTTGAAAAAAGGTTACGAAGTACATGGCCTGAAAAGACGTTCTTCTTTATTTAATACCGACAGAATTGACCATTTATACCACGATCTGCATGATGAAGATGTGAAGTTTAAACTCCACTTCGGCGACATGACAGATTCAACCAACCTGATTCGCCTGATCCAGGAAGTTCAACCTGATGAGATTTACAATCTGGCCGCTCAGAGCCACGTTAAAGTGAGCTTTGATACGCCCGAATATACTGCCAATGCCGATGGTATTGGTACCCTGCGTGTGCTGGAAGCGGTACGCTTGCTTGGCCTGACCGAGAAAACCCGCATCTACCAGGCATCAACCTCTGAGTTGTATGGTTTGGTGCAGGCGGTTCCGCAGAGCGAGACTACGCCTTTCTACCCGCGGTCGCCTTATGCTGTGGCTAAATTGTACGGCTATTGGATTGTGGTGAACTACCGCGAGGCTTACAACATGTATACCTGTAACGGTATCTTGTTTAACCACGAGAGCCCTATCCGCGGGGAAACTTTTGTTACCCGTAAAATTACCCGTGCTGCCGCAAAAATTGCCCTTGGCTTGCAGAACTGCATGTACATGGGTAACCTGTCTGCCCAGCGCGATTGGGGACACGCCAAAGACTATGTGGAGGCGATGTGGCTGATGCTGCAGCAAGATAAGCCTGAAGATTATGTAATTGCTACCGGCGTTACTACTACCGTGCGTGAATTTATCCGTCTTACCTTTGCCGAACTGGGTATTGAAGTTGAGTTTAGCGGTAAGAACGAAGAAGAGCGCGGTGTGATTGTAGACGTTGACCGCGAGAGAGCGCAAAGCTTAGGTTTAGATCCTGACAGCTTGAAGTTTGGTCAGACTGTAGTGAAGATTGATCCGCAATACTTCCGCCCTACAGAGGTGGAGTTGTTGATTGGTGATGCTACCAAAGCGCGCGAACAGATGGGCTGGAAACCACGTTATGATCTGAAAGCACTGATTACAGACATGGTAACTGCCGATCTGCACCTGGTAAAGAAAGATGACTACCTGCAAAAAGGCGGCTTTAAAACGCTGAACTATTTTGAATAG
- the groES gene encoding co-chaperone GroES, with the protein MSLNIKPIAGTANRVVVEAAPAEEKTASGIFIPDTAKEKPQKGTVISVSEEDGDGKKPSVKPGDNILYGKYAGTEFNYEGKEYLIMRESDIFAVVL; encoded by the coding sequence ATGTCATTAAACATCAAACCTATTGCCGGCACTGCTAACAGAGTAGTAGTTGAGGCTGCTCCTGCCGAAGAAAAGACCGCATCAGGTATCTTCATTCCGGATACTGCCAAAGAAAAACCTCAGAAAGGTACTGTGATCTCTGTATCTGAAGAAGATGGCGATGGTAAAAAACCAAGCGTTAAGCCAGGCGACAACATCCTATACGGAAAATATGCCGGTACCGAGTTTAACTACGAAGGCAAAGAATATTTAATTATGCGCGAATCTGACATCTTCGCTGTAGTACTCTAA
- a CDS encoding DUF3109 family protein: protein MIEVGSTLVHEDVVKESFVCDLTRCKGACCIEGDSGAPLNHDELEILKAIYPKVKPYMTQKGIETVEKEGTHVTDFEGDYTTPCVDGNKECAYVTWENGITKCAIEKAYEDGVVDWKKPISCHMYPIRVTNYPEFDVLHYDRWSICSPACSFGSKLKVKVHEFLKDPLIRKYGADWYAELEKQVNDISL from the coding sequence ATGATTGAAGTTGGCAGCACCCTGGTGCATGAAGATGTTGTGAAAGAGAGTTTTGTGTGCGATTTAACACGCTGTAAAGGAGCCTGCTGTATAGAGGGCGACTCTGGCGCGCCGCTTAATCATGATGAGCTGGAAATATTGAAGGCTATCTACCCCAAAGTAAAACCTTACATGACCCAAAAGGGTATTGAAACGGTTGAAAAGGAGGGTACGCACGTTACCGATTTTGAAGGCGATTATACCACCCCTTGTGTTGATGGTAACAAAGAATGCGCCTATGTAACCTGGGAAAACGGTATTACCAAGTGTGCCATTGAGAAGGCTTACGAGGACGGCGTGGTTGATTGGAAAAAGCCTATATCATGCCACATGTACCCTATCCGTGTTACCAATTATCCGGAGTTTGATGTGTTGCATTATGACCGTTGGAGCATTTGCAGCCCGGCATGTAGCTTTGGCAGCAAGCTGAAGGTGAAGGTGCACGAGTTTTTGAAAGATCCGCTCATTCGCAAATACGGCGCCGATTGGTATGCCGAGCTGGAAAAGCAGGTGAATGATATATCATTATAA
- a CDS encoding peptidylprolyl isomerase, producing the protein MSYLRERMGKILAFVIGLALFAFIVGEVVKSGGQFMRGSANTIGEVNGQDISNDDYQKRLDQNVKNMQQQSGQAASPQLTAYAQEMTWNQLVSQNILQKEIEKLGIVVGVDETKDMVQGKNLNPQIVQAFGDPKTGEVDRARLNMFLTNLRSAKPGDPMKEQWTAFVEQMIEAKKAEKYTALVRNGLYINSLDAKDDYEARNKLVNFKYTVLDYASIPDSKAVPTDADYSAYYDAHKAQFKNAQETRTFEYVAFNAAASAADSAVIKTQMDKLAGDFKTAKDDSAFVQMNAETKRPLTYTRKGQLEPKLDTVMFSSAVGTVYGPFVSNGSYEIAKLVDTRVGPDSVKASHILLNPATEGGVDKAVAKADSLKKLIQGGKSFAELAKTFSTDKGSAEKGGELGTFGRGAMIPAFEDAAFNGHKGDLVVVTSQFGVHLIQINDQKGSSKVVKVAIVDKPIQASNATQSAAYNKARSFMSNLNGGNFDEVAKKQGLQIKTANDVTAMATSTMGLDNARKVVKWAFDAEKGDFSDQVFDLENQYVVARLTQIKPEGTLPLDVVKPQIEAAVRNEVKAKQLIAKLELASNGASSVDQVAQKVGAQAVPVQNIVFANPVIPGLAAEYKVIGSVFGSGLHKVSKPVQGEHGVFVFSVDNFVNPAPLTNAVREKQQIQQMLVQRADNLIFDALKDKANVKDNRAKFL; encoded by the coding sequence TGACGATTATCAGAAACGTTTAGATCAGAACGTAAAAAACATGCAACAGCAATCAGGCCAGGCGGCTTCTCCGCAACTGACTGCCTATGCACAAGAGATGACCTGGAACCAGCTTGTTAGCCAAAACATTCTGCAAAAGGAAATTGAAAAACTGGGCATTGTTGTAGGTGTTGACGAAACTAAAGATATGGTACAGGGTAAAAACCTGAACCCGCAGATTGTACAGGCGTTTGGCGATCCCAAAACCGGAGAGGTTGATCGTGCCCGTCTGAACATGTTTTTGACCAACCTGCGCAGCGCAAAGCCTGGCGACCCGATGAAAGAGCAGTGGACTGCTTTTGTTGAGCAGATGATTGAAGCTAAAAAAGCCGAAAAATACACTGCATTGGTTCGCAACGGTCTTTACATCAACTCACTTGATGCGAAAGACGATTACGAGGCCCGCAACAAGCTGGTAAACTTTAAATACACGGTGCTTGACTATGCTTCTATACCCGATAGCAAAGCCGTGCCAACTGACGCTGATTACAGTGCATATTATGACGCGCACAAAGCTCAGTTTAAAAACGCTCAGGAGACCAGAACTTTTGAATATGTAGCTTTCAATGCGGCTGCATCTGCTGCAGACTCTGCTGTTATCAAAACCCAGATGGATAAACTGGCCGGAGATTTTAAAACCGCTAAAGACGATTCTGCTTTTGTGCAGATGAATGCAGAAACTAAGCGTCCCCTTACGTACACCAGAAAAGGCCAGTTAGAGCCAAAACTGGATACAGTGATGTTTAGCTCGGCTGTAGGTACAGTTTACGGTCCGTTTGTATCTAACGGTAGCTATGAAATAGCTAAGTTGGTTGATACCCGCGTTGGTCCGGATTCTGTAAAAGCCAGCCACATTTTGTTGAACCCTGCTACTGAAGGCGGTGTTGATAAAGCCGTTGCTAAAGCAGATTCATTGAAAAAACTGATACAAGGCGGCAAATCATTTGCTGAACTGGCTAAAACCTTCTCTACCGATAAAGGCTCTGCCGAAAAAGGTGGTGAGCTGGGTACTTTCGGTCGTGGCGCTATGATTCCTGCTTTTGAGGATGCAGCGTTTAACGGTCACAAAGGAGATCTGGTTGTAGTAACATCACAGTTTGGTGTACACCTGATCCAGATTAATGATCAGAAAGGTTCATCTAAAGTAGTTAAAGTAGCTATTGTCGATAAGCCAATCCAGGCAAGCAACGCTACCCAGTCTGCTGCATATAACAAAGCCCGTTCATTTATGTCAAACCTTAACGGTGGCAACTTTGACGAGGTTGCAAAAAAACAAGGTCTGCAGATTAAAACTGCTAATGACGTAACGGCAATGGCAACAAGCACTATGGGGCTTGACAATGCACGTAAAGTTGTTAAATGGGCATTTGATGCCGAGAAAGGTGACTTTAGCGATCAGGTTTTCGATTTGGAGAACCAATACGTTGTTGCCCGCTTAACTCAGATCAAGCCAGAAGGCACCCTGCCGCTGGATGTGGTTAAACCGCAAATCGAGGCCGCTGTACGTAACGAGGTTAAAGCAAAACAACTGATTGCTAAATTGGAATTAGCATCAAATGGTGCATCATCTGTTGATCAGGTGGCGCAGAAAGTTGGTGCCCAGGCGGTTCCTGTACAGAACATTGTATTTGCTAACCCGGTTATTCCTGGTTTGGCTGCAGAATATAAAGTAATTGGTTCTGTATTTGGTTCAGGCCTGCACAAAGTATCTAAACCGGTACAGGGCGAGCACGGTGTGTTTGTATTCTCGGTTGATAACTTTGTTAACCCGGCTCCGCTTACCAATGCTGTTAGAGAGAAACAACAGATACAGCAGATGCTGGTTCAGCGTGCTGATAACCTGATCTTTGACGCGTTGAAAGATAAGGCGAATGTAAAAGATAACAGAGCTAAATTCTTATAA
- a CDS encoding mechanosensitive ion channel family protein → MTPHTTRLQQFYDKAYDWAISHGPSVLIGLIILILGLRIIKIIKARLRARMSRQEIHSSLQPFILSLCITGMHIMLVIAVMGIMGIGVSFFSTIVGALTVAAGLALSGTFQNFAGGILILLLKPFELDDNIQAQGQEGKVTSIQIFYTVLLTADNKTVIIPNGKLFNEVIVNVTREGKRRLDFEIKIGYAADPTRVKAIIEAAVKNTKTIAANTPSNIGITAMEVDGVKYIVNVWVTPKDFLSTKISLHETIFKNLLAEGIKLPGM, encoded by the coding sequence ATGACGCCACATACCACCAGACTACAACAATTCTACGATAAGGCTTATGATTGGGCCATATCCCACGGCCCCAGCGTCCTCATCGGACTTATCATTCTCATTTTAGGGCTTCGTATTATTAAGATCATCAAGGCACGCCTGCGCGCCCGGATGAGCCGCCAGGAGATCCACTCATCACTTCAGCCATTCATTTTGAGCCTTTGCATTACCGGCATGCACATAATGCTGGTAATAGCTGTAATGGGCATTATGGGCATTGGTGTGTCTTTCTTCAGTACCATTGTAGGTGCACTTACGGTAGCCGCAGGTTTAGCCCTCTCCGGTACATTCCAAAACTTTGCCGGTGGCATATTGATCCTCCTGCTGAAACCTTTTGAGCTGGATGACAATATCCAGGCACAGGGTCAGGAAGGTAAGGTAACCTCTATCCAGATATTTTACACCGTATTACTCACCGCCGATAATAAAACCGTGATCATCCCCAACGGTAAGCTATTTAACGAGGTTATTGTAAACGTTACGCGCGAAGGCAAACGCCGACTGGACTTTGAGATCAAAATAGGCTATGCTGCCGATCCAACTCGCGTAAAGGCTATTATTGAGGCTGCTGTTAAAAACACCAAAACAATTGCAGCCAATACCCCCAGCAACATCGGTATCACTGCCATGGAGGTTGATGGGGTAAAGTACATTGTTAATGTTTGGGTTACTCCCAAAGATTTTCTGAGCACCAAAATATCCCTGCACGAAACTATATTTAAAAACTTGCTTGCCGAAGGTATCAAGCTGCCGGGAATGTAA
- a CDS encoding gliding motility protein RemB has translation MRKFYLAFAGLMAFACSARSQSVYQPYSYDFYQKLNRTLYSTHTREHTALKPTLVDDSVLRKPYDSLMNVGVDTSQHHSWVYRKLFNEHLIDVRDKEYTFFADYLPDLVMGKDLADHRSVHMNTRGYQLGGTIGTKFYFYTSGYENQSVFPSYEDAYINRTGIVPGQAYDRGFGKTNSKDYSYATALLSYTPVKYLNIALGNDKTFIGDGYRSVLLSDYASPYPFLKMTLNLGNVHYMAMWAEMVDPTAPTFSYLNGDRKKWAAFHYLDWNVNNRFSIGFFDAVIWADKDDNGVSRGFDFSYANPIIFLRPVEASNGSPDNALIGLNAKYKISDGITAYGQFALDEFQSNSFFSNPGSSRNKFAFQLGARGADLFKVRNLNYLVEYNVARPYTYSETNELINYAEQNEPLAHPWGANFKEALAILNYSYKKFDFRGQFDYGRYGLDVDSTNYGKDIFKLYNKPAKENGNYIGQGLTTNLYYLEGTVAYLLNPKYNLRIELGGLYRRESNKLGVNQTKMITLGLRSSFRNLYHDF, from the coding sequence ATGAGAAAATTTTACCTGGCCTTTGCGGGGTTGATGGCTTTTGCCTGTTCAGCCCGCTCACAATCTGTTTATCAACCTTACAGCTATGATTTTTATCAGAAGCTGAACAGAACCCTGTATTCAACCCACACCAGGGAGCATACTGCCCTGAAGCCTACGTTGGTTGATGATTCTGTGCTGAGGAAGCCGTATGACTCGCTGATGAATGTTGGGGTTGATACCTCGCAGCACCATAGCTGGGTGTACCGTAAATTATTTAATGAGCATCTGATAGACGTAAGGGATAAAGAGTATACCTTTTTTGCCGATTACCTGCCAGACTTAGTGATGGGTAAAGATCTGGCCGATCATCGCAGTGTGCACATGAACACCCGCGGTTATCAGCTGGGTGGTACCATCGGCACTAAGTTTTATTTCTATACCAGCGGCTATGAGAACCAGTCGGTTTTCCCGTCTTACGAGGATGCTTATATCAACCGTACAGGTATTGTGCCCGGGCAGGCCTATGATCGCGGCTTCGGGAAAACAAATTCTAAAGACTACTCTTACGCAACGGCTTTATTATCATACACGCCGGTTAAGTACCTTAATATTGCCCTGGGTAACGACAAGACGTTTATAGGCGATGGTTATCGCTCGGTATTGCTTTCAGACTATGCCTCGCCATATCCGTTCCTTAAAATGACGCTTAACCTGGGGAATGTGCATTACATGGCCATGTGGGCAGAAATGGTTGACCCAACGGCGCCCACGTTTTCTTATCTGAATGGCGACCGGAAAAAATGGGCCGCATTTCATTACCTCGACTGGAACGTAAATAATCGGTTCAGCATTGGTTTTTTTGATGCCGTTATCTGGGCCGATAAAGACGACAATGGTGTGAGTCGCGGGTTTGATTTCAGTTATGCCAACCCAATCATCTTCCTGCGCCCTGTAGAGGCATCTAACGGCTCGCCAGACAATGCGTTGATAGGTCTGAATGCTAAGTATAAAATAAGTGATGGTATAACGGCCTACGGCCAATTTGCACTGGATGAGTTTCAGTCTAACAGCTTCTTTTCAAACCCGGGGAGTTCCCGTAACAAATTTGCCTTTCAGTTAGGTGCGCGTGGGGCCGATTTATTTAAAGTGCGTAACCTGAACTACCTGGTAGAATATAATGTTGCCAGACCTTACACTTACTCTGAAACAAACGAGCTGATTAACTATGCCGAGCAGAACGAGCCGCTGGCGCATCCGTGGGGTGCTAATTTTAAAGAGGCGCTGGCTATCTTAAATTACAGCTACAAAAAGTTTGATTTCAGAGGTCAGTTTGACTACGGGCGTTACGGGTTGGATGTAGACAGCACTAACTACGGCAAAGACATATTTAAGCTATACAATAAGCCGGCAAAAGAAAACGGCAACTACATTGGCCAGGGACTGACCACCAACCTGTATTACCTGGAGGGGACAGTGGCCTATCTGCTTAATCCTAAATATAACCTGAGGATAGAATTGGGAGGACTTTACCGTCGCGAGTCTAATAAATTAGGTGTAAATCAAACCAAAATGATTACGCTGGGTTTGCGCAGCTCGTTCCGCAATTTATATCATGATTTTTAG
- the groL gene encoding chaperonin GroEL (60 kDa chaperone family; promotes refolding of misfolded polypeptides especially under stressful conditions; forms two stacked rings of heptamers to form a barrel-shaped 14mer; ends can be capped by GroES; misfolded proteins enter the barrel where they are refolded when GroES binds), translated as MAKQVKYNVEARDALKRGVDTLANAVKVTLGPKGRNVIIDKKFGSPSITKDGVSVAKEIELKEPLENMGAQMVKEVASKTADQAGDGTTTATVLAQAIIAAGVKNVAAGANPMDLKRGIDKAVLAVVKNLQTQSQTVGEDNNKIKQVASISANNDEVIGSLIADAMAKVGKDGVITVEEAKGTETEVKTVEGMQFDRGYLSAYFVTNADKMEAELDNPYVLIYDKKISSMKELLPILEKQVQTGKPLLIIAEDLDGEALSTLVVNKLRGSLKVAAVKAPGFGDRRKAMLEDIAVLTGGTVISEERGYKLENADLSYLGTAEKIVIDKDNTTVINGAGDAEGIKARVNQIKAQIETTTSDYDREKLQERLAKLSGGVAVLYVGAATEVEMKEKKDRVDDALHATRAAVEEGIVAGGGVAFIRAVESLKELKGDNEDENTGIQIIRRAIEEPLRQICENAGIEGSIVVQKVKEGSADFGYNARTDKYENLITAGVIDPTKVSRIALENAASIASMLLTTECVLADEPEDEKAGGHMPPMGGGMGGMM; from the coding sequence ATGGCAAAACAAGTTAAATACAATGTTGAAGCCCGCGACGCTTTAAAGCGCGGTGTTGATACCCTGGCAAACGCGGTTAAAGTGACATTAGGCCCAAAAGGTCGTAATGTAATCATCGATAAAAAATTCGGTTCTCCATCTATCACTAAAGACGGTGTTAGCGTTGCTAAAGAAATCGAACTGAAAGAGCCCCTTGAAAACATGGGCGCTCAGATGGTAAAAGAAGTAGCTTCTAAAACTGCCGATCAGGCTGGTGATGGTACTACTACTGCTACCGTTTTAGCTCAGGCTATTATTGCTGCCGGTGTTAAAAACGTTGCTGCCGGTGCAAACCCAATGGACTTGAAACGTGGTATTGACAAAGCTGTTTTGGCTGTAGTTAAAAACCTGCAAACTCAAAGCCAAACCGTAGGCGAAGACAACAACAAAATTAAACAAGTTGCGTCTATCTCTGCTAATAACGATGAGGTGATTGGTAGCCTGATTGCTGATGCGATGGCTAAAGTTGGTAAAGACGGTGTAATTACCGTTGAAGAAGCAAAAGGTACTGAAACCGAAGTTAAAACTGTAGAAGGTATGCAGTTTGACCGTGGTTACCTGTCTGCTTACTTTGTAACCAACGCCGACAAAATGGAGGCTGAACTGGATAACCCATACGTATTGATCTACGATAAAAAGATCTCTTCAATGAAAGAGTTACTGCCAATCCTGGAGAAACAGGTACAAACCGGCAAACCACTCCTGATTATTGCTGAAGATCTGGACGGCGAAGCACTGTCTACCCTGGTGGTAAACAAACTGCGTGGTTCATTAAAAGTTGCAGCTGTTAAAGCTCCAGGCTTTGGTGATCGTCGTAAAGCTATGCTGGAAGATATCGCTGTGTTAACTGGTGGTACCGTAATTTCTGAAGAACGCGGTTACAAACTGGAAAACGCTGATCTATCTTACCTGGGTACTGCAGAGAAAATCGTGATCGACAAAGATAACACTACTGTTATTAACGGCGCTGGTGATGCTGAAGGCATTAAAGCCCGCGTTAACCAGATCAAAGCTCAGATCGAAACCACTACTTCTGATTACGATCGTGAGAAACTGCAGGAGCGTTTAGCTAAACTTTCAGGCGGTGTTGCCGTTCTGTACGTTGGTGCTGCTACCGAGGTTGAAATGAAAGAGAAAAAAGACCGTGTTGATGATGCATTGCACGCAACCCGCGCTGCTGTTGAAGAAGGCATCGTTGCTGGTGGTGGTGTAGCTTTCATCCGTGCGGTTGAATCATTGAAAGAACTGAAAGGTGATAACGAAGACGAGAACACTGGTATCCAGATCATCCGTCGCGCTATTGAAGAGCCACTGCGTCAAATCTGCGAGAACGCTGGTATCGAAGGTTCTATCGTTGTACAAAAAGTAAAAGAAGGTTCTGCCGATTTTGGTTATAACGCTCGTACCGATAAATACGAAAACCTGATTACTGCAGGTGTTATTGACCCTACTAAAGTATCACGTATTGCTTTAGAGAACGCTGCTTCTATCGCTTCTATGTTGTTAACCACCGAGTGTGTGTTAGCAGACGAACCAGAAGACGAGAAAGCTGGCGGCCACATGCCTCCAATGGGTGGCGGCATGGGCGGCATGATGTAA
- a CDS encoding DUF3108 domain-containing protein, translating to MRLKFTLLLVLLLGGAGAQEPSKTKDVAFKAGEQLDYKLKYGFFTAAEAHIKVEESINKFNGNPAFHIIADGNTAGTFDVFYKVRNRYETYIDKQTLLPYFYTENRHEGSYNHADKVTFDHKQERIVATSGTYPLRGQVFDFPSAYYFARCLDVSKMRIGERFELRYFLEDSVQTLGITFVGREKIKCSLGTFNCLKFNPTIVPGRIFRKNSKLYLWITDDENRIPVKAHVEVVVGSLTMELASAQGLKYALNPVK from the coding sequence ATGCGCCTGAAGTTTACTTTGCTGCTTGTATTGTTGTTGGGGGGCGCTGGTGCGCAAGAACCCTCAAAAACAAAGGATGTGGCTTTTAAAGCGGGCGAGCAGTTAGATTATAAACTCAAATACGGTTTTTTTACCGCAGCCGAAGCTCATATCAAGGTAGAAGAATCTATCAATAAATTTAACGGTAATCCGGCCTTTCATATTATTGCAGATGGCAATACTGCCGGTACTTTTGATGTGTTTTATAAGGTGCGGAACCGTTATGAGACGTATATAGACAAGCAAACCCTGTTGCCATATTTTTATACCGAGAATAGACATGAGGGGAGCTATAATCATGCTGATAAGGTAACTTTTGATCATAAACAGGAAAGAATTGTAGCCACATCGGGTACCTATCCGTTAAGAGGACAGGTTTTTGATTTTCCGTCAGCCTATTATTTTGCGCGTTGCCTGGATGTGAGCAAGATGCGTATAGGCGAGCGTTTTGAATTGCGATACTTTTTGGAAGATAGCGTACAAACGCTGGGGATCACCTTTGTTGGGCGCGAGAAGATTAAATGCAGCCTGGGCACCTTTAACTGCCTGAAGTTCAACCCGACGATTGTTCCTGGTCGTATCTTTCGTAAGAATAGTAAATTGTATCTTTGGATCACGGATGACGAGAATCGCATCCCCGTAAAAGCCCACGTAGAAGTGGTTGTTGGTAGTTTAACAATGGAACTTGCCAGTGCCCAGGGCTTGAAATATGCGTTGAATCCGGTAAAATAA